A single region of the Raphanus sativus cultivar WK10039 chromosome 1, ASM80110v3, whole genome shotgun sequence genome encodes:
- the LOC108808288 gene encoding probable histone H2AXa: MSTGAGSGTTKGGRGKPKATKSVSRSSKAGLQFPVGRIARFLKAGKYAERVGAGAPVYLSAVLEYLAAEVLELAGNAARDNKKTRIVPRHIQLAVRNDEELSKLLGAVTIANGGVLPNIHSNLLPSKVGKNKGDIGSASQEF, translated from the exons ATGAGCACCGGCGCAGGAAGCGGAACGACCAAAGGTGGGAGAGGAAAGCCAAAGGCCACCAAGTCCGTCTCTCGTTCGTCGAAGGCCGGTCTCCAGTTCCCTGTCGGAAGAATCGCCAGATTCCTCAAGGCGGGAAAATACGCCGAGCGTGTCGGCGCCGGAGCTCCGGTCTATCTCTCCGCCGTTCTCGAGTACCTCGCCGCTGAG GTGTTGGAGCTTGCTGGAAACGCGGCGAGGGATAACAAGAAGACGCGTATCGTGCCGAGGCACATTCAGCTCGCGGTGAGGAACGATGAGGAGCTGAGTAAGCTACTTGGAGCCGTGACGATTGCTAACGGAGGTGTTTTGCCGAACATTCACTCGAACCTTTTGCCTTCCAAGGTTGGGAAGAACAAAGGAGACATTGGATCTGCTTCTCAAGAGTTTTGA
- the LOC108808280 gene encoding superoxide dismutase [Cu-Zn] 1, whose amino-acid sequence MAKGVAVLNSSEGVKGTIFFTQEGDGVTTVTGTVSGLKPGLHGFHVHALGDTTNGCMSTGPHFNPEGKQHGAPEDANRHAGDLGNITVGDDGTATFTITDCQIPLSGPNSIVGRAVVVHADPDDLGKGGHELSLATGNAGGRVACGIIGLQG is encoded by the exons ATGGCCAAGGGAGTTGCAGTTTTAAACAGCAGCGAGGGTGTTAAGGGGACTATCTTCTTCACTCAGGAAGGAGACG GTGTGACAACTGTGACTGGAACAGTTTCTGGACTTAAACCTGGTCTACATGGTTTCCATGTCCATGCTCTTGGTGACACCACTAACGGTTGCATGTCTACCG GTCCACATTTCAACCCTGAGGGTAAACAACACGGTGCCCCGGAGGATGCTAATCGACATGCTGGTGATCTAGGAAACATCACTGTTGGAGATGATG GAACTGCCACCTTCACAATCACTGACTGCCAG ATTCCTCTTAGTGGACCAAACTCTATTGTCGGAAGGGCTGTTGTTGTCCACGCAGACCCTGATGACCTCGGAAAGG gAGGCCATGAACTCAGCTTGGCTACTGGAAATGCAGGCGGCCGTGTTGCTTGCG GTATTATTGGTCTTCAGGGCTAA
- the LOC108855548 gene encoding vesicle-associated protein 2-2-like isoform X2, protein MNMPLLDIQPRTLKFVVDLKKQSTCVVQLTNTTNHFVAFKVKTTSPKKYCVRPNVGVVAPKSSCEFSVIMQAFKEPPPDMVCKDKFLIQSTTVPEETTDEDITASMFSKAEGKHIEENKLRVTLVLPSDSPELSPVKGTLKQEATFEDSILKDRVYGHSETLRPPQYESEIVKEPRMVGHDELKAPYDAKELKQPKKGVVDFVEDLNPSNDSKATKGGYNTLDMVKEAEFNRIKPHKDADDGRGIKATHNSDSATNMAMDLSGDQGFANGKTSAKSVTYSDEPKIPRDRDVVQMQQTDAQLIKDIEEMKLKVNALESKLIQADSTISKLMEERSTSFQHRESLQQELAELRTKKIVKEVHIGFPLLFVCVVAFISIVIGYCLRT, encoded by the exons ATGAATATGCCGCTGTTGGATATTCAACCGCGAACGTTGAAGTTTGTTG TTGATCTGAAGAAGCAGAGTACCTGCGTGGTACAGCTAACCAATACAACCAATCATTTTGTTGCATTTAAG GTCAAAACTACATCACCAAAGAAGTACTGTGTCCGTCCAAATGTTGGCGTTGTTGCACCAAAGTCATCCTGTGAATTCTCGG TCATTATGCAAGCTTTCAAAGAACCACCTCCAGATATGGTTTGCAAAGACAAATTCTTAATCCAGAGTACTACTGTGCCTGAGGAAACAACTGATGAAGACATCACAGCTAGCATG TTCTCCAAAGCGGAAGGCAAACACATAGAGGAAAACAAACTGAGAGTCACTCTCGTGTTACCCTCTGACTCACCTGAACTATCTCCAGTTAAAGGGACACTGAAACAGGAAGCAACATTTGAAGATTCCATTCTCAAGGATCGAGTATATGGTCACTCAGAGACCCTTCGTCCTCCACAATAT gAGAGTGAGATTGTCAAGGAGCCTAGGATGGTTGGACATGATGAGTTAAAGGCACCCTATGATGCAAAGGAGTTAAAGCAACCAAAAAAAGGCGTTGTGGATTTCGTTGAAGATTTGAATCCTTCTAATGACTCAAAGGCAACTAAAGGTGGCTACAATACATTGGACATGGTAAAAGAAGCTGAATTTAATCGTATTAAGCCTCATAAGGATGCAGATGATGGAAGGGGGATAAAGGCAACACATAATTCAGATTCGGCCACGAATATGGCCATGGATCTTTCTGGGGATCAAGGGTTTGCTAATGGAAAGACTTCGGCCAAAAGTGTGACTTATTCTGATGAACCAAAGATACCTAGGGATAGAGACGTTGTCCAGATGCAGCAAACCGATGCTCAGTTGATTAAGGACATTGAGGAGATGAAGCTAAAAGTCAATGCTCTTGAGTCCAAGCTAATACAG GCTGATTCAACCATTTCGAAGCTAATGGAGGAGCGGTCTACAAGCTTCCAACATAGAGAAAGCTTGCAACAAGAGCTG GCGGAACTGAGGacgaagaagatagtgaaagaaGTGCACATTGGGTTCCCTCTGCTGTTTGTATGCGTGGTGGCATTCATCAGCATTGTTATCGGGTATTGTCTGCGCACTTGA
- the LOC108855548 gene encoding vesicle-associated protein 2-2-like isoform X1: protein MNMPLLDIQPRTLKFVVDLKKQSTCVVQLTNTTNHFVAFKVKTTSPKKYCVRPNVGVVAPKSSCEFSVIMQAFKEPPPDMVCKDKFLIQSTTVPEETTDEDITASMFSKAEGKHIEENKLRVTLVLPSDSPELSPVKGTLKQEATFEDSILKDRVYGHSETLRPPQYVRKESEIVKEPRMVGHDELKAPYDAKELKQPKKGVVDFVEDLNPSNDSKATKGGYNTLDMVKEAEFNRIKPHKDADDGRGIKATHNSDSATNMAMDLSGDQGFANGKTSAKSVTYSDEPKIPRDRDVVQMQQTDAQLIKDIEEMKLKVNALESKLIQADSTISKLMEERSTSFQHRESLQQELAELRTKKIVKEVHIGFPLLFVCVVAFISIVIGYCLRT, encoded by the exons ATGAATATGCCGCTGTTGGATATTCAACCGCGAACGTTGAAGTTTGTTG TTGATCTGAAGAAGCAGAGTACCTGCGTGGTACAGCTAACCAATACAACCAATCATTTTGTTGCATTTAAG GTCAAAACTACATCACCAAAGAAGTACTGTGTCCGTCCAAATGTTGGCGTTGTTGCACCAAAGTCATCCTGTGAATTCTCGG TCATTATGCAAGCTTTCAAAGAACCACCTCCAGATATGGTTTGCAAAGACAAATTCTTAATCCAGAGTACTACTGTGCCTGAGGAAACAACTGATGAAGACATCACAGCTAGCATG TTCTCCAAAGCGGAAGGCAAACACATAGAGGAAAACAAACTGAGAGTCACTCTCGTGTTACCCTCTGACTCACCTGAACTATCTCCAGTTAAAGGGACACTGAAACAGGAAGCAACATTTGAAGATTCCATTCTCAAGGATCGAGTATATGGTCACTCAGAGACCCTTCGTCCTCCACAATATGTAAGAAAG gAGAGTGAGATTGTCAAGGAGCCTAGGATGGTTGGACATGATGAGTTAAAGGCACCCTATGATGCAAAGGAGTTAAAGCAACCAAAAAAAGGCGTTGTGGATTTCGTTGAAGATTTGAATCCTTCTAATGACTCAAAGGCAACTAAAGGTGGCTACAATACATTGGACATGGTAAAAGAAGCTGAATTTAATCGTATTAAGCCTCATAAGGATGCAGATGATGGAAGGGGGATAAAGGCAACACATAATTCAGATTCGGCCACGAATATGGCCATGGATCTTTCTGGGGATCAAGGGTTTGCTAATGGAAAGACTTCGGCCAAAAGTGTGACTTATTCTGATGAACCAAAGATACCTAGGGATAGAGACGTTGTCCAGATGCAGCAAACCGATGCTCAGTTGATTAAGGACATTGAGGAGATGAAGCTAAAAGTCAATGCTCTTGAGTCCAAGCTAATACAG GCTGATTCAACCATTTCGAAGCTAATGGAGGAGCGGTCTACAAGCTTCCAACATAGAGAAAGCTTGCAACAAGAGCTG GCGGAACTGAGGacgaagaagatagtgaaagaaGTGCACATTGGGTTCCCTCTGCTGTTTGTATGCGTGGTGGCATTCATCAGCATTGTTATCGGGTATTGTCTGCGCACTTGA
- the LOC130509097 gene encoding myosin-binding protein 1, which yields MALSPSFTRALTLAFNEWLLILMLFINSIFSYAITRFADYSQLQSPCLMCSSLDHILEKRRRTTTKHSKRSHWDTVCSKHKTEISSLVYCHAHGKLVDVRGMCEACLFSFATTNKSNAETYRLLVGKLGEESPSRGGGGSRSDPRCCTCCNQLWMMPQQTGSSTDDHQEEVVLVAKPATLPKIRVVGNLRTGKQQSNTPKKSVSFNHLPDVGYTELKVHSDTESEAVFSEDEGVKEKDDHNFQNVELKTPPPPRVITLPYDMATDKLLDLDFPLQQEIGFSSFFPEFISANNDLPAETSEKVVLKEKEIISSLDSLFFTSSTTMERSDSTAVLKEKEDLIDFQDVSLTQDALMEEKEVVPVNVVPEEASKKVLKEEEEIISLDSLFLSIRSMEPVAAVSKETEFISLRDIISTSSVAAEAEALFMGEAGRDLAHLLDFSLTLDSKESPADAASVEEEEEAEQLICLNDDVTSTSSSDASETPEDDVLNGNELTPLHATSPDEAPELFTTANETPVETSKEMDTNQDDAASLESDYAVVSPSKSASFNSMSVAADTNVGGGSGELLDLSDTYNSIPHNEGSNDGGEAHIEQWMKKDTSRVSEDLKTLLTHISASRGIELLSPRGISPKLSSSDQETKDLDLDMQLLIQKRMLERNESNLSLEEVSVSEIEGESESDRLKRQVDYDRKLLAGLYKELEEERSASAVATNQAMAMITRLQEEKALFQMEALQNLRMMEEQAEYDMEAIQRLNDLLAEKEKLVQDLEAEIEYFRDETPQQQKKKLDGAENSETVSSKIQNCLTGFNEERLYITSCLEKLERNGEAHGDNNAATQESVSELGERVEKLKGDLYFLEHVVNSLGHGDESVEFVKEIASHLQTLRSLSMKRRNDAES from the coding sequence ATGGCTCTCTCTCCAAGTTTCACCAGAGCTTTGACATTAGCCTTCAACGAGTGGCTACTCATCCTCATGCTCTTTATCAACTCCATCTTCTCCTACGCGATCACAAGGTTCGCAGATTACTCCCAGCTCCAATCTCCATGTCTGATGTGCTCAAGTCTCGATCACATCCtcgagaagaggaggaggacaaCAACGAAACACTCGAAGAGATCTCACTGGGACACGGTCTGCTCCAAACACAAAACAGAAATCTCTTCTTTGGTTTACTGTCACGCTCACGGCAAGCTCGTCGACGTCAGAGGAATGTGCGAGGCTTGTCTCTTCTCCTTCGCTACGACCAATAAGTCGAACGCCGAGACTTACAGATTGTTGGTTGGGAAGTTGGGTGAAGAGTCTCCCTctcgaggaggaggaggatccaGGAGTGATCCGAGGTGCTGCACTTGTTGTAATCAGCTGTGGATGATGCCACAACAAACCGGTTCTAGTACTGATGATCATCAGGAGGAAGTGGTGTTGGTGGCTAAACCGGCGACTCTACCGAAGATTCGTGTGGTTGGTAATCTGAGAACCGGGAAACAACAGTCTAATACACCTAAGAAGAGTGTTAGTTTCAATCATTTGCCTGATGTGGGTTACACCGAGCTCAAGGTTCATTCGGATACCGAGTCAGAAGCTGTGTTTTCGGAAGATGAAGGTGTTAAAGAAAAGGATGATCATAATTTTCAAAACGTGGAGCTGAagactcctcctcctcctcgagTTATCACCTTGCCTTATGATATGGCTACCGATAAGCTGCTAGACCTTGACTTCCCTTTGCAACAAGAGATCGGTTTCAGTTCCTTTTTTCCTGAGTTTATTTCAGCTAATAATGACTTGCCTGCTGAAACGTCAGAGAAGGTGGTgttgaaagagaaagagatcaTCAGTTCATTAGATAGTCTTTTCTTTACATCTAGCACCACCATGGAACGTTCTGATTCTACAGCTGTTCTGAAGGAGAAGGAAGATTTGATTGACTTTCAAGATGTTTCTTTAACACAAGATGCCTTAATGGAGGAGAAAGAGGTTGTTCCGGTTAATGTTGTGCCTGAAGAAGCATCAAAGAAGGTgttgaaggaagaagaagagatcatTTCATTAGATAGTCTTTTCTTATCAATACGCTCCATGGAGCCTGTTGCAGCTGTTTCTAAGGAGACAGAGTTTATTAGCCTCAGAGATATTATTTCAACATCATCAGTTGCAGCTGAAGCTGAAGCTCTCTTTATGGGAGAGGCTGGGAGGGATCTGGCTCACCTCCTTGATTTTTCATTAACACTAGATTCTAAGGAAAGTCCTGCAGATGCCGCCTcagtggaggaggaggaggaggctgaGCAGCTTATTTGCCTCAATGATGATGTTACTtcaacatcatcatcagatGCTTCTGAAACTCCTGAAGATGATGTCTTAAATGGAAATGAACTAACGCCTCTCCATGCTACATCTCCAGACGAGGCTCCTGAATTATTCACCACTGCAAATGAAACCCCTGTTGAGACGTCCAAGGAGATGGACACAAACCAAGATGATGCAGCCTCTCTAGAATCTGATTATGCAGTTGTATCACCTTCAAAATCTGCTTCTTTCAACTCAATGTCAGTGGCAGCAGATACAAACGTTGGTGGTGGTTCAGGTGAGTTGCTGGATCTTTCTGATACATACAATTCCATCCCACACAACGAGGGAAGTAACGATGGAGGAGAAGCACACATAGAGCAATGGATGAAGAAAGATACCTCTAGAGTCAGCGAAGACCTCAAAACATTACTCACTCATATCTCAGCTTCTCGTGGGATAGAGCTTCTGTCGCCTAGAGGTATAAGCCCCAAGCTATCTAGCAGCGATCAGGAGACAAAGGACTTAGATCTCGACATGCAGCTGCTGATCCAGAAGAGGATGCTGGAGAGGAACGAGAGCAACTTATCCTTGGAAGAAGTCTCCGTGAGTGAGATAGAAGGAGAAAGCGAGAGTGATCGGTTGAAAAGACAGGTTGATTACGACAGGAAGCTGCTTGCTGGTCTGTATAAGGAGCTGGAGGAAGAGAGAAGCGCTTCGGCTGTTGCTACGAACCAAGCGATGGCTATGATCACGAGGCTGCAGGAAGAGAAGGCGTTGTTTCAGATGGAAGCTTTGCAGAACCTCAGGATGATGGAGGAGCAAGCGGAGTACGATATGGAAGCGATACAGAGACTGAACGATTTGCTTGCTGAGAAAGAAAAGCTTGTTCAAGATTTGGAAGCTGAGATTGAGTACTTCAGAGACGAGACCCCACAacagcagaagaagaagctagatGGTGCAGAGAATAGTGAGACGGTGAGCAGCAAGATACAGAACTGTTTAACTGGGTTCAACGAAGAGAGATTATACATCACAAGTTGTTTGGAGAAGCTTGAGAGAAATGGTGAGGCTCATGGTGATAATAACGCAGCAACGCAAGAATCTGTTTCTGAGCTAGGTGAGAGAGTGGAGAAGCTGAAGGGAGACTTGTATTTTCTAGAACATGTTGTGAATTCTCTAGGGCATGGGGATGAAAGTGTAGAGTTTGTTAAGGAGATAGCTTCTCATTTGCAAACCTTGAGGAGTCTCAGCATGAAAAGACGTAATGATGCAGAGAGTTGA
- the LOC108862671 gene encoding myosin-9 produces the protein MWCDLKALEDALCKRVMVTPEEVIKRSLDPQSAVTSRDGFAKTVYSRLFDWLVDKINKSIGQDANSRSLIGVLDIYGFESFKTNSFEQFCINFTNEKLQQHFNQHVFKMEQEEYTKEAIDWSYIEFVDNQDVLDLIEKKPGGIVALLDEACMFPKSTHETFANKLYQTFKAHKRFIKPKLSRTDFTVAHYAGEVLYQSDLFLDKNKDYVIPEHQDLLGASKCPFVVGLFPPLPEETSKSSKFSSIGSRFKLQLQQLMETLNSTEPHYIRCVKPNNLLKPAIFENVNIMQQLRCGGVLEAIRISCAGYPTRKPFFEFVNRFGLLSPEALEGSYDEKVACKKILDSMGLKGYQIGKTKVFLRAGQMAELDTRRTEVLSGAAKNIQRRTRTHQAQKRFIVLRKATVSLQALCRGRLSCKRYESLRREAAAVKIQKNGRRYYSRKSYKKLHVSALSVQTGLRAMAARKQFRFRKQTKAATVVQAQWRCHRATTYYKKLKNGVIISQTRWRGRLAKRELRKLKMASRETGALKEAKDMLEKKVEELTYRAQLEKRLRSDLEEAKTQEITKLQSSLEEMRKKVDETNALLVKEREAAKKAAEEAPPVIQETQVLVEDTKKIELMTEELESVKATLENEKQRADDAVRKFEEAQESLDDKKKKLEETEKKGQQLQESLTRMEEKCTNLESENKVLRQQAVSMAPNKFLSGRSRSILQRGSESGHLAVDARSSLDLHSNSMNQRDPSEVEDKPQKTLNEKQQENHELLIRCIVQPLGFQGNRPITACIIYKCLLQWRSFEVERTSVFDRIIQTIGHAIESQDNNNTLAYWLSNASTLLLLLQRTLKASGAAGMAPQRRRSSSATLFGRMTQSFRGAPQGVNLAMITGGAGGGADTLRQVEAKYPALLFKQQLTAYVEKIYGMIRDNLKKEISPLLGLCIQAPRTSRASLVKGASRSVANTPAHEALIAHWQGIVKILMNFLNTLKSNNVPSFLVCKVFTQIFSFINVQLFNSLLLRRECCSFSNGEYVRAGLCELENWCFKATDEYAGSSWEELKHIRQAIGFLVIHQKPKKTLDEISHDLCPVLSIQQLYRISTMYWDDKYGTHSVSPDVIANMRVLMTEDSNIAVSNSFLLDDDSSIPFSVDDLSKSMERFEIADIEPPPLIRENSGFSFLLPVAE, from the exons ATGTG GTGTGATTTAAAAGCTCTTGAAGATGCATTATGTAAACGTGTTATGGTCACTCCTGAGGAAGTTATTAAGAGAAGTCTTGATCCGCAGAGTGCTGTTACTAGCAGGGACGGTTTCGCTAAGACAGTCTATTCTCGGTTGTTCGATTG GTTGGTAGATAAGATTAATAAGTCTATTGGACAAGATGCTAATTCTAGATCACTGATTGGAGTTCTTGACATTTATGGATTTGAGAGCTTCAAAACTAACAG TTTTGAACAGTTCTGTATTAATTTCACTAATGAGAAGTTGCAGCAACATTTCAATCAG CATGTTTTCAAGATGGAACAGGAAGAGTACACAAAAGAAGCAATAGATTGGAGCTACATTGAATTTGTGGACAATCAAGATGTTCTTGATCTTATAGAAAAG AAGCCTGGTGGCATTGTTGCTCTCCTCGATGAAGCTTG TATGTTTCCAAAATCAACGCACGAAACATTTGCAAACAAGCTATATCAGACTTTTAAGGCTCACAAGAGGTTCATCAAACCAAAACTCTCTCGAACAGATTTTACCGTTGCCCATTATGCTGGAGAA GTTCTCTACCAGTCTGATCTATTTCTTGATAAAAATAAGGACTATGTGATCCCTGAACACCAAGATTTGTTGGGAGCTTCCAAATGTCCTTTTGTCGTCGGTCTTTTCCCTCCACTCCCTGAAGAAACGTCCAAGTCTTCAAAGTTTTCATCCATTGGTTCTCGTTTTAAG CTGCAACTCCAGCAACTGATGGAAACATTAAATTCTACCGAGCCTCATTACATCAGATGTGTGAAGCCTAACAATCTTTTAAAGCCTGCCATATTTGAGAATGTGAACATCATGCAGCAACTGCGATGTGGT GGTGTTTTAGAAGCGATCAGAATTAGTTGCGCAGGGTATCCAACTCGTAAACCTTTCTTTGAGTTCGTAAATCGTTTTGGACTTCTATCTCCTGAGGCTTTAGAAGGGAg CTACGATGAGAAAGTGGCATGTAAAAAGATCTTGGACAGCATGGGACTTAAAGGATACCAG ATTGGTAAAACGAAGGTGTTCTTGAGGGCTGGTCAGATGGCTGAGCTCGACACTAGGAGAACAGAGGTGCTCAGTGGTGCTGCGAAAAATATTCAGAGACGAACACGAACTCATCAGGCTCAGAAACGGTTTATTGTTCTGAGAAAAGCCACAGTATCGCTCCAAGCTCTGTGTAGAG gAAGACTTTCCTGCAAACGATATGAAAGTTTGAGACGAGAAGCTGCTGCTGTGAAGATTCAGAAGAATGGTCGGAGATATTACTCTAGAAAATCGTATAAAAAGCTCCATGTGTCTGCTCTTTCTGTACAGACTGGTTTAAGAGCAATGGCTGCTCGTAAGCAGTTCAGATTCAGGAAGCAAACAAAGGCTGCCACAGTTGTTCAG GCTCAGTGGCGTTGTCACAGAGCAACCACTTACTACAAGAAGCTTAAAAATGGAGTGATCATATCTCAGACAAGATGGAGAGGCAGACTTGCTAAGAGAGAACTTAGGAAGCTCAAAATG GCTTCAAGGGAAACAGGAGCACTTAAAGAGGCAAAGGATATGCTTGAAAAGAAAGTTGAGGAACTCACATACCGTGCCCAGTTGGAGAAACGTCTGAGG AGTGATTTAGAAGAAGCAAAAACTCAGGAGATAACAAAACTTCAGAGTTCGTTGGAGGAAATGCGGAAGAAAGTGGATGAAACAAACGCATTGCTTGTGAAGGAACGAGAAGCTGCAAAGAAAGCCGCTGAAGAAGCTCCTCCTGTTATACAAGAGACACAAGTTTTAGTTGAAGATACAAAGAAGATTGAATTGATGACAGAGGAACTGGAGAGTGTAAAG GCTACGCTAGAAAACGAGAAACAGAGGGCTGATGATGCAGTGAGGAAGTTTGAAGAAGCTCAAGAGTCTCTCGatgacaaaaagaagaaactgGAAGAGACAGAGAAGAAAGGTCAGCAACTCCAAGAATCTCTGACAAG gATGGAGGAAAAGTGCACCAACTTGGAATCGGAGAATAAAGTCTTAAGGCAACAGGCTGTGTCAATGGCACCGAATAAGTTCCTCTCTGGACGCTCCAGGTCCATTCTACAG AGAGGTTCAGAGAGTGGTCATCTAGCAGTGGATGCAAGGTCAAGCTTG GATCTTCATAGCAACTCAATGAACCAAAGAGATCCATCAGAAGTGGAGGATAAACCACAGAAAACATTAAACGAGAAGCAGCAAGAGAATCACGAGCTGCTTATCCGCTGCATCGTTCAACCTTTGGGTTTCCAGGGGAACCGACCTATCACAGCATGTATCATATACAAATGCCTACTGCAATGGAGGTCGTTTGAAGTTGAACGGACCAGTGTCTTTGATCGCATTATCCAGACTATAGGCCATGCTATTGAG AGTCAAGATAACAACAATACATTGGCTTATTGGTTATCAAATGCCTCGACGCTACTTTTACTTCTCCAACGCACACTTAAAGCCAGTGGTGCAGCTGGGATGGCTCCACAGCGGCGTCGTTCATCTTCTGCGACTCTATTTGGAAGGATGACTCAG AGCTTCCGTGGAGCACCTCAAGGTGTGAATCTTGCAATGATAACCGGCGGTGCGGGAGGTGGAGCGGATACCTTAAGACAAGTTGAAGCGAAGTACCCTGCTCTGCTGTTTAAGCAGCAGCTCACAGCTTATGTTGAGAAGATATACGGAATGATTCGGGACAACTTGAAGAAGGAGATTTCTCCACTTCTTGGGTTGTGCATTCAG GCGCCAAGAACATCTAGGGCGAGTTTAGTGAAAGGAGCATCTCGTTCCGTAGCCAACACGCCAGCTCATGAAGCACTGATTGCACATTGGCAAGGGATTGTGAAGATCCTTATGAACTTCCTCAACACTTTGAAATCAAACAAT GTTCCTTCGTTCTTGGTGTGTAAGGTGTTTACACAGATATTCTCATTCATCAATGTTCAACTCTTTAACAG TCTTCTGTTGAGACGTGAGTGTTGTTCGTTTAGCAACGGCGAGTATGTCAGAGCTGGCTTGTGTGAATTGGAAAACTGGTGTTTTAAGGCAACAGATGAG TATGCTGGTTCTTCGTGGGAGGAGTTAAAGCATATAAGACAAGCTATTGGGTTTCTG GTCATACaccaaaaaccaaagaaaactCTAGATGAGATCAGTCATGATCTTTGCCCG GTACTGAGCATACAGCAGCTATACAGGATCAGTACGATGTACTGGGACGACAAATACGGCACACACAGCGTTTCTCCTGAC GTTATAGCAAATATGAGGGTGCTAATGACAGAAGATTCGAACATTGCTGTTAGCAACTCTTTCCTTTTGGATGACGACTCAAG CATACCTTTCTCGGTTGATGATTTATCAAAGTCGATGGAGAGATTTGAGATTGCTGATATCGAACCACCACCTTTAATCCGGGAGAATTCTGGATTTAGCTTTTTATTGCCCGTCGCTGAGTGA